The Cicer arietinum cultivar CDC Frontier isolate Library 1 chromosome 1, Cicar.CDCFrontier_v2.0, whole genome shotgun sequence genome contains the following window.
AACAGTATATAGGAAACATATAAAGGAGGTTATCATCTACTTTGCAAGCCAGTTATCAACGTGCAAAACTTTCAGTATTCTTTCTAAAACGATGTCCAATTAACTCAAATTCTTGTAATGATGGCAAAAGAaatacttgttttgatgataaatcAAACTTGCTAAATAACAAAATGCAGCAATTCTGTTTGGCTTGGAAAATAAGTGATACAAATGCCGCTTTCCATACACCATAAGGAATTTAAAGCCTTCTACCCCTTCTACCACTCTTTCTACGGGTGCTGTCCGAGGGAATGGGAGTAACATCCTCTGAAAAACCAATATACAGATGAAATCCATCAGATAGTAGTATtacaaaaaacaataaaaatatacaatgaAATACATCCCCTCACAATAAATAACTACCAGTTTCAGACCAATTAGCTACAATAAACCATTAATTTAAAAGGAAAGTCAAGTAAAGGTTTTAATAATAAGGTTAAAAGCACCACAACATGTTACAACAATTATAAGAGTATAAAAATGCGACAATCTTTTTAACTATTCATATTGATGCAGTAACTCAGTAATTAGAAACCAAATAGGGAGAACAATGATAAAATGTGTTATTATATCAGCTATGTGGATCAATCAACGCAAAAATGCTCAAGATGTCTTTGGACCATTGATAAATAAATCGATCTCTGCAAGGGTTGGGTGTGGTTTTCGTATTTCTGGAATTATCTATTTCTCATATTAATGGAATAATCTTACAGAACTCCATTTGGAAAATCTATTTTACAGAATTTCTACATGATgcctataatatatatatctatactAATTTTGATTTAAACTATGGAAATTAATCTGATAAAGCATAGTGAGGAAACATGTCCATACTACATAGTAATATTCACaattattttaacataaatatcaaagaattgacacAAACCAATACTATCTGCAGATTATGTACAAAGAAGCATTGAAGCAAATTTAAAATACCTATACGGCCAATCTTCATTCCAGAACGGGCGAGGGCACGGAGAGCAGCCTGAGCACCTGGACCAGGTGTTTTAGTCTTGTTTCCACCGGTAGCTCGGAGTTTGATGTGAAGTGCAGTTATACCCAACTCCTGCTCCAAAATAGTATGAATAAGTACAATAAATTTGACAACttcacaaaacaaaaatagtacTTGGTTAAACAGATTTCACATGTAGTAAACCAAATTAACTTCTAATGTCACCAAAACAGAAGCACATTGGTTATGGACAAGTTGACAAAGTTAAGAAGAAATCTTGTAACCTTGCATCTGGTAGCAACATCTTGTGCAGCAAGCATAGCAGCATATGGAGATGATTCATCTCTGTCAGCTTTGACCTTCATTCCACCTgaattattataacaaaaacataaaaaaaccaaaacaatTCAGCTACATCCACTAAAACAAACAAGTTCAAACTAAACAATTTCAATTCAACAACAAACGAATGTTATCTTAgttatcaataaattaattcCATCTAATTAATTTTCCAATGAGATAAAACATGAAAATTGTAGAAGTGAAATAAAATCTTTAAGCTCAGTCACTAAGCTAAATATAGAGAACAAAGGATACCTAAGacaaaaattcattcaaaaaagatttaaaattgTACAGAGAAGAAAATTTAACTTATATTCAGAAAAAATAAATCCAATGAAAGTAAATAACTATTTCAGTGACAGCACGAATAAAACATATGAAACCTAATACTACATTCTgctgaaattaaaattaataccaGTGATGCGGACTAGGGTTTCCCTGCCAGATAAATCAGTGACATGCTGCAAtccaaaaacaattaaaattaaatataaataaaaattagactTCAAAAACCAGTaattgaaactaaaaattaacaaaaataaaatatactgaCAATGAAAGTGTCGTTAAACGATGCAAAGATACGAGCAACACCGAAAACATGTTCTCCGTCCTTAACAGCTGGACCCAAAGTCACGGTTTCTTCCTTTGGCTCCCTAACCTTCCTCCT
Protein-coding sequences here:
- the LOC101489775 gene encoding small ribosomal subunit protein uS11 gives rise to the protein MSSRRKVREPKEETVTLGPAVKDGEHVFGVARIFASFNDTFIHVTDLSGRETLVRITGGMKVKADRDESSPYAAMLAAQDVATRCKELGITALHIKLRATGGNKTKTPGPGAQAALRALARSGMKIGRIEDVTPIPSDSTRRKSGRRGRRL